A region from the Ctenopharyngodon idella isolate HZGC_01 chromosome 13, HZGC01, whole genome shotgun sequence genome encodes:
- the map10 gene encoding microtubule-associated protein 10 — protein MRCVLLPRGRNMSSTQETLFSLELVIDYVRFDGSRGSVLAPAVGVRFLDFPTLLIYQSGHEDVSSKSGYADLCVSPEALSQQDNGDNLKYSFHKGKSCLFKMNLDSLHNHLLNTPLYAMVLDVKDEIPKLIGSSLISLAKVTERIKLDVGKHGIGSPSAYGERLLTSICNLMGKSIGAISLAYKIVSLGAHLIPHIPENRVCEVGVTRGKAEQHESVHAKCEMPTKVSENHPGNVLSPQISLDGQSADVVISEAKQPGLPAEQRVSWCEGAQEYTAFCPPPLFYSSGLKNQQERKSFTGLIPAMESLNIEDPEDGNNEDMHDFPEISAVKADRSSKLTSTPRSQHEETDSAPLGNVIRQLPLLNALLVELSQLNGQTQQQPLSIHPHLAWLYTSAPGAKTEYQKTIKASPKQRPGQCKIKEGVKSVKSAKKNEEKLQPKRTLKYGLTKSFCLRLKLVKPGLVKRHECIEYQNIKQDQPTRQTSSDHKRVRKSVYRGVNLDETVETLVSSFEMDPAPIKTASSRSQTSLNESLAKHAAETTLDERDKKVRVHIPSALSDRSEQHSDLNNPGVQSFKENSREDSRASSRPRRSSLSNGSFEQEEYQDDFTSLNTTDGYSPDPLSSPEPNRRKTNSGSSTSSQNRGLPVPVKAENSPQRSLKGTHVIRPRLQTSALSLSSDDSEGEFVSSGSGRRRRPGSQSSGQKTQKSESFDK, from the exons atgcGCTGTGTTTTACTTCCACGGGGAAGGAACATGTCATCGACGCAAGAAACTCTCTTCTCGTTGGAACTGGTGATCGATTACGTCCGCTTCGACGGTTCGCGTGGCAGTGTTTTGGCTCCTGCAGTGGGTGTCCGCTTCTTAGATTTCCCCACACTGCTCATCTACCAATCAGGACACGAGGATGTTTCATCTAAATCAGGCTATGCTGACCTGTGCGTATCACCTGAGGCTTTATCTCAACAAGATAATGGAGACAATCTGAAGTATTCCTTCCATAAAGGCAAATCCTGTCTTTTTAAGATGAATTTGGACTCGTTACACAACCATCTACTGAACACTCCTCTTTACGCAATGGTATTGGATGTAAAAGATGAGATTCCCAAACTTATAGGAAGCTCCTTGATATCCCTGGCTAAAGTGACGGAGAGAATTAAACTGGATGTGGGTAAACATGGTATTGGCTCTCCAAGCGCTTATGGAGAGAGACTGCTGACCTCAATCTGCAATCTGATGGGGAAAAGCATAGGTGCCATTTCTCTGGCTTATAAGATTGTAAGTCTAGGAGCTCATTTAATCCCTCATATCCCAGAAAACAGAGTCTGTGAAGTCGGCGTGACCCGTGGAAAAGCAGAACAACACGAATCAGTGCATGCAAAATGTGAGATGCCAACAAAAGTGTCTGAGAATCATCCTGGTAATGTTCTCTCACCACAAATAAGCCTTGATGGACAGTCAGCTGATGTAGTGATATCAGAAGCAAAGCAGCCAGGGCTTCCGGCTGAACAGAGAGTCTCGTGGTGTGAAGGTGCACAGGAATACACCGCATTCTGCCCTCCACCTCTGTTTTACAGCTCCGGCCTGAAGAACCAACAGGAGAGGAAAA gctttacagggttaattCCAGCAATGGAGAGTCTTAATATAGAGGATCCAGAAGATGGAAATAATGAAGACATGCATGATTTTCCAGAGATATCAGCTGTAAAGGCAGACAGATCGAGCAAGCTAACTTCAACTCCAAGGTCACAGCATGAAGAGACTGATTCAGCTCCGCTTGGGAATGTGATCAGGCAGTTACCGCTGCTGAATGCTTTACTAGTTGAACTATCACAGCTGAACGGACAGACGCAGCAGCAGCcgttatccatccatcctcaccTGGCGTGGTTGTACACATCAGCACCTGGAGCAAAAACTGAGTATCAGAAAACAATCAAAGCTAGTCCTAAACAGAGACCCGGTCAATGCAAGATAAAAGAAGGTGTAAAATCAGTAAAGAGTGCaaagaaaaatgaagaaaagttGCAACCTAAGAGGACGCTTAAATATGGCTTGACAAAGTCTTTTTGTCTCAGACTCAAGCTGGTCAAACCAGGACTTGTCAAACGGCATGAATGCATCGAATACCAGAACATAAAACAGGACCAGCCAACAAGACAGACGTCGTCTGACCATAAACGTGTTCGTAAGTCAGTTTACAGAGGCGTCAACTTAGATGAAACTGTTGAAACATTAGTTAGCAGTTTTGAAATGGACCCAGCACCAATTAAAACTGCATCATCAAGATCacaaacaagtttaaatgaaaGTCTTGCGAAACATGCTGCAGAGACGACGTTGGATGAAAGAGACAAAAAAGTTCGAGTTCATATTCCAAGTGCACTGAGTGACCGCAGTGAGCAGCATTCAGATCTGAACAATCCTGGCGTCCAgagttttaaagaaaacagcAGGGAAGATAGTAGAGCAAGCAGCCGTCCTCGCAGGTCAAGCCTGAGTAATGGCTCCTTCGAACAAGAAGAGTATCAGGATGACTTCACGAGCCTCAACACAACTGACGGATACTCGCCTGACCCGCTCAGCAGCCCAGAACCAAACAGACGTAAAACAAACAGCGGTTCGAGTACTTCAAGTCAAAATAGAGGTCTTCCTGTTCCCGTCAAAGCGGAGAACTCTCCGCAACGTTCCCTCAAAGGCACACACGTCATCCGACCACGTCTGCAGACCTCCGCTCTGAGTCTGTCTTCGGATGACAGTGAGGGTGAGTTTGTGTCCTCTGGTAGCGGCAGACGCCGGAGGCCTGGATCGCAGAGCAGTGGACAAAAGACTCAAAAATCAGAGAGCTTTGACAAGTGA
- the ntpcr gene encoding cancer-related nucleoside-triphosphatase, whose translation MKHVFLTGVPGVGKTTLVKKVCEAVISTGVSVSGFYTEEVRERGRRVGFDVVTLTGDRGRLSRLSTESAAGGREYRVGQYAVDLQSFESLALPLFRNMCEGSKRVFVIDEIGKMELFSQAFIRAVRQTLDGSSCSILGTIPVPKGKPLTLVEEVRNRQDVKIFMVTKENRDTIFDDIVSAVQECLK comes from the exons ATGAAGCACGTGTTCCTGACTGGCGTTCCCG GTGTGGGTAAGACCACTCTGGTAAAGAAAGTGTGTGAGGCCGTGATCTCCACCGGGGTCTCCGTCAGCGGATTCTACACGGAGGAGGTCCGAGAGAGAGGCAGGAGAGTGGGCTTTGATGTGGTCACGCTCACAGGTGATAGAGGACGTCTGTCCAGGCTCAG CACTGAATCCGCCGCAGGTGGACGTGAATACAGGGTCGGACAGTACGCAGTCGATCTTCAGTCATTTGAGAGTCTCGCACTCCCTCTTTTCAGAAAC ATGTGTGAGGGAAGCAAGAGGGTGTTTGTCATCGATGAGATCGGGAAGATGGAGCTGTTCAGCCAAGCGTTTATCCGTGCGGTGAGACAGACTCTGGACGGCTCCAGCTGTTCAATCCTGGGCACCATCCCTGTTCCTAAAGGAAAACCTCTCACGCTGGTGGAGGAAGTGCGCAACAGACAGGACGTCAAGATATTTAtg GTCACAAAGGAAAACAGAGACACGATCTTTGATGACATTGTGTCTGCTGTACAGGAGTGCCTGAAGTGA